Proteins encoded in a region of the Candidatus Afararchaeum irisae genome:
- a CDS encoding NADH-quinone oxidoreductase subunit I, which yields MMGVLKSLGVTAKHAIRGETFTVEYPEESPEVSPRFRGTHKFSLSRCISCRMCEEVCPNNTIEIKTDRKRNIEEYNLNLGQCIYCRLCEEVCPTDAIILTQHFELNAGMKAELEYTKEDLMDVPWYKDTDPLEAREPDRGGWIGTSEEEQQEIEELYGD from the coding sequence ATGATGGGAGTACTCAAATCGTTAGGAGTCACAGCAAAGCACGCCATAAGAGGCGAGACATTCACGGTCGAGTACCCCGAGGAGTCGCCCGAGGTATCGCCGCGGTTCAGGGGCACACATAAGTTCAGCCTCTCGCGGTGTATCTCGTGTAGGATGTGTGAGGAGGTCTGTCCCAACAACACGATAGAGATAAAGACAGATCGGAAGAGGAACATAGAGGAGTACAACCTCAACCTCGGTCAGTGTATCTACTGCCGTCTGTGTGAGGAGGTCTGTCCCACAGACGCCATAATCCTGACACAGCACTTCGAGCTAAACGCTGGAATGAAGGCGGAGCTCGAGTACACGAAGGAGGATCTCATGGACGTGCCGTGGTACAAGGACACCGACCCGCTCGAAGCCAGGGAGCCCGACAGGGGTGGCTGGATAGGAACGAGCGAGGAAGAACAGCAGGAGATAGAGGAGCTTTACGGAGATTAA